A single window of Vibrio sp. SCSIO 43137 DNA harbors:
- the ilvD gene encoding dihydroxy-acid dehydratase — MSTAKKYRSATTTHGRNMAGARALWRATGVKDEDFGKPIIAVVNSFTQFVPGHVHLKDMGQLVAGEIEKAGGIAKEFNTIAVDDGIAMGHGGMLYSLPSRELIADSVEYMVNAHCADAMVCISNCDKITPGMMMAALRLNIPVIFVSGGPMEAGKTKLSDQLIKLDLVDAMIQGADPTVSDEQSEQIERSACPTCGSCSGMFTANSMNCLTEALGLSQPGNGSMLATHADRKSLFINAGKRIVELTKRYYEQGDESALPRNIASKQAFENAMALDIAMGGSTNTVLHLLAAAQEGEIDFDMQDIDRMSRKVPHLCKVAPSTQKYHMEDVHRAGGVLAILGELDRAGLLHNQEKTVLGITMQEQLAQYDIMQTSSEEVKEFYRAGPAGIRTTQAFSQDCRWDSLDDDRANGCIRTKENAFSQDGGLAVLKGNIALDGCIVKTAGVDESILKFQGPAVVFESQEDAVEGILGGKVKAGDVVVIRYEGPKGGPGMQEMLYPTTYLKSMGLGKECALLTDGRFSGGTSGLSIGHASPEAANGGTIGLVNNGDRITIDIPNRSITLDVSEQELSERRAKQDLAGWKPVDRQREVSFALKAYASMATSADKGAVRDKSMLED; from the coding sequence ATGTCTACAGCTAAAAAATATCGCAGCGCCACGACAACCCACGGACGTAATATGGCCGGAGCACGCGCATTGTGGCGTGCTACCGGTGTTAAAGATGAAGATTTCGGCAAACCGATCATCGCCGTGGTGAACTCATTTACTCAGTTTGTTCCCGGCCATGTGCACCTGAAAGATATGGGCCAGTTGGTTGCGGGAGAAATCGAAAAAGCGGGCGGTATTGCCAAAGAGTTTAATACTATTGCTGTCGATGACGGTATCGCGATGGGGCATGGCGGCATGCTCTACTCCCTCCCTTCCCGTGAGCTGATTGCAGACTCAGTGGAATACATGGTGAACGCTCACTGTGCTGACGCCATGGTCTGTATCTCCAACTGCGACAAAATCACCCCGGGAATGATGATGGCAGCACTGCGCCTTAACATTCCGGTTATTTTTGTTTCCGGTGGTCCGATGGAAGCGGGTAAAACCAAGCTTTCAGATCAACTGATCAAGCTGGATCTGGTGGATGCCATGATTCAGGGTGCCGATCCAACAGTCTCCGATGAGCAGAGTGAACAGATCGAACGTTCTGCCTGCCCTACCTGTGGTTCTTGTTCTGGTATGTTTACTGCCAACTCAATGAACTGCCTGACTGAAGCCCTTGGCTTAAGTCAGCCGGGCAACGGCTCTATGCTGGCAACCCATGCAGACAGAAAATCTCTGTTTATCAATGCTGGTAAACGCATTGTAGAGCTGACTAAACGCTATTATGAACAGGGTGATGAATCTGCCCTTCCGCGCAACATCGCATCAAAACAAGCGTTCGAGAATGCCATGGCGCTGGATATCGCCATGGGTGGCTCAACCAATACCGTACTTCACCTGCTGGCAGCAGCTCAGGAAGGTGAAATCGATTTCGATATGCAGGATATTGACCGCATGTCGCGTAAGGTTCCACACCTGTGCAAGGTTGCGCCTTCCACTCAGAAATACCATATGGAAGATGTCCACCGTGCTGGTGGCGTATTAGCTATTCTGGGTGAACTGGACAGAGCCGGATTGCTACACAATCAGGAGAAAACCGTTCTTGGTATCACCATGCAAGAGCAACTGGCACAGTACGACATCATGCAGACCAGCTCTGAAGAGGTAAAAGAGTTCTATCGTGCAGGACCTGCCGGTATCCGTACCACACAAGCCTTCTCACAGGACTGCCGCTGGGACTCACTGGATGATGACAGAGCCAATGGCTGTATCCGCACCAAAGAGAATGCCTTTAGTCAGGATGGTGGTCTTGCAGTACTAAAAGGCAACATTGCCCTTGATGGCTGTATCGTAAAAACTGCCGGCGTAGATGAAAGTATTCTCAAGTTTCAGGGACCAGCAGTGGTATTTGAGAGTCAGGAAGATGCCGTCGAAGGTATTCTGGGCGGCAAAGTGAAGGCCGGCGACGTCGTCGTTATCCGTTATGAAGGCCCTAAAGGCGGACCGGGAATGCAGGAAATGCTCTACCCGACCACCTATCTGAAATCTATGGGGCTGGGCAAAGAGTGCGCCCTGTTAACAGACGGACGTTTCTCTGGCGGGACATCAGGCCTCTCTATCGGACACGCCTCACCGGAAGCGGCTAATGGCGGTACCATTGGTTTAGTGAATAACGGCGACCGCATTACCATTGATATTCCTAACCGTTCCATCACATTAGACGTTTCAGAACAAGAGCTTTCAGAGCGCAGAGCCAAGCAGGATCTGGCGGGCTGGAAACCGGTTGATCGTCAGCGTGAAGTCTCCTTTGCCCTGAAAGCCTATGCAAGTATGGCCACCAGCGCAGATAAGGGAGCGGTGCGCGATAAGTCTATGCTTGAGGACTGA